A portion of the Novosphingobium sp. KA1 genome contains these proteins:
- a CDS encoding Ppx/GppA family phosphatase: MIGISLKSEKRAIIDIGSNTVRLVIYNGPPRAPVVILNEKVSARLGRDLGKTGAIAEKGIRSALIALGRFAGLLRLFEVKNVECVATAAARDATNGPEFLDAVRALGLHPRLLTGEEEARASATGVIAAFPGARGVAADLGGGSLELVEIADGESWHGVTLPLGTLRLPDLRARGPAAFADTVRDGLKRAGWEQGKGLPLYIVGGSWRALALQAMRVLDWPVDDPHGFELPASQALDLAREFARGKLGDVDSRTSASRLASLPDAAALMAEVITRLKPSKLVFSSWGLREGLLHAQLDAEVQAEDPMLASVAAFSASARVTADDAVALARWTAAVCREEPQDRQLRQASGLLALAAMRTEPNLRTEEAMTWALRKRWIGLDMHGRAMMAMTVFANSGKTEVPDAFARLASKEDLDRAIGWGLAVRLCRRLTGCSQSGLSQTSLRIEDGALVLTLCEVMRPLYSPGVAKDHKALADWLGLECEVRDAAGLAIVD; this comes from the coding sequence CTACAACGGGCCGCCCCGCGCACCCGTCGTCATCCTCAACGAAAAGGTGAGCGCCCGGCTGGGCCGCGACCTCGGCAAGACCGGCGCGATCGCCGAAAAGGGCATCCGCAGCGCGCTCATCGCGCTCGGCCGCTTCGCCGGCCTGCTGCGCCTGTTCGAGGTGAAAAACGTCGAATGCGTGGCCACCGCCGCCGCGCGCGATGCAACGAACGGCCCCGAGTTCCTGGACGCGGTCCGGGCCCTCGGCCTCCACCCCCGCCTGCTCACCGGCGAGGAAGAAGCCCGCGCCAGCGCCACCGGCGTGATCGCCGCCTTCCCCGGCGCCCGCGGCGTTGCCGCCGACCTTGGCGGCGGCAGCCTCGAACTCGTCGAGATCGCCGATGGCGAAAGCTGGCACGGCGTTACCCTGCCGCTCGGCACCCTGCGGCTGCCGGACTTGCGCGCCAGGGGACCGGCCGCCTTTGCCGACACCGTGCGCGACGGCCTCAAGCGGGCCGGATGGGAACAGGGCAAGGGCCTGCCGCTCTACATCGTCGGCGGGTCCTGGCGCGCGCTCGCGCTTCAGGCCATGCGTGTGCTCGACTGGCCGGTGGACGATCCCCACGGCTTCGAACTGCCCGCCTCGCAGGCGCTCGACCTCGCCCGCGAATTCGCCAGGGGCAAGCTGGGCGACGTCGATTCGCGCACGTCCGCCTCGCGCCTCGCCTCGCTGCCCGATGCCGCCGCGCTGATGGCCGAAGTCATCACCCGCCTCAAACCGTCCAAGCTGGTGTTCTCCTCCTGGGGCCTGCGCGAAGGCCTGCTTCACGCCCAGCTCGATGCCGAGGTGCAGGCCGAGGACCCGATGCTGGCCAGCGTCGCCGCCTTTTCCGCCAGCGCCCGCGTGACGGCGGACGATGCCGTCGCCCTTGCCAGATGGACCGCTGCCGTCTGCCGCGAGGAACCGCAGGACCGCCAGCTGCGCCAGGCCTCCGGCCTGCTCGCGCTCGCCGCGATGCGCACCGAACCGAACCTGCGCACCGAAGAGGCGATGACCTGGGCCCTGCGCAAGCGCTGGATCGGCCTCGACATGCACGGCCGCGCGATGATGGCGATGACCGTCTTTGCCAATTCCGGCAAGACCGAGGTGCCGGACGCCTTCGCCCGCCTCGCCTCGAAGGAAGACCTCGACCGCGCGATCGGCTGGGGCCTCGCGGTGCGCCTCTGCCGCCGCCTGACCGGCTGCTCGCAGTCCGGCCTGTCGCAGACCTCGCTGCGGATCGAGGATGGCGCGCTGGTGCTGACGCTCTGCGAAGTGATGCGCCCGCTCTACAGCCCCGGCGTCGCCAAGGATCACAAGGCCTTGGCCGATTGGCTCGGGCTGGAGTGCGAGGTGCGCGATGCGGCGGGATTGGCGATCGTCGATTAA